The sequence GCGAGCGAACGCTTTTAGCGCCGCGAGTGTAACACGTTTGTATGTCGGATGCGGATACAAACAGTAGTGGCGAGCCGGCGAAGACGAACATCAACATCCGGTTGACGGAATCATTCCTCGAAGATATCGACGCGACGTGGCAAGATGAGGGCTACAACAGCCGCAGCGAGTTCATCCGTGACGCCCTCCGCGACGCCGTCAAACACCCTGATCTCACCCGTGAGAGCTGGAAGGAGATTGCCGCTGTCGAGCACGCGCGCCGCACCGGCGACAGCGAGACGTTCTCCCGCGACGACGTTCTCGCGGACGATGCGTGACGAGTGGCGTGGCAGTTCCGTGGCCCTGAAACGAACCTCGACGCCATCGCTGTCCAACAAGAATAGCTTGAGCAGCCATATTGGCCGGCAGCTCGAATCCGGCTAGGCCTACACCCGCCCCTCGAAATACCCAACCGACTCCCGAAGCCCCTCACGCAACGACACCTCGGGGTCCCACCCCAGCTCCGACCGCGCCTTCGAGATATCCGGGCGACGTACCTCGGGGTCTTGGGGCGGCAACTCCTCGTGGGTGATCCCGCTCTCACTATCGGTCACCGCCAGTACGACTTCGGCCAACTCGTTGATGGTCCGCTCGTCGGGGTTCCCGATGTTCACCGGTTCCTGGACATCCGACTCCAGCAGCGCGATCAGCCCGTCGATCATATCCGAGACGTAACAGAAACTCCGGGTCTGCTCGCCGTCGCCGTAGACGGTCAGGTCCGTGCCCGTCAGCGCCTGTTTCATGAAGTTCGGAATCACGCGGCCGTCGTCGAGGCGCATCCGCGGGCCGTAGGTGTTGAAGATGCGCGCGACGCGCACGTCGAGGCCGTGTTCGTCGCGGTAGGCGCGCACGAGCGACTCGCCGTAGCGCTTGGATTCGTCGTAACACGACCGCGGGCCGTAGGGGTCGACGTTCCCGCGGTAGTCCTCGGGCTGGGGGTTGATCTCGGGGTCGCCGTACACCTCGCTGGTCGACGTAAAGAGGTAGGTGGCGTCTTTCTCCCGCGCAAGACCGAGGGTCTTGTGCGTGCCCAGCGCGCCGACCTTCAGCGTCTTGATGGGGTGGTCGCGGTAGAAGACGGGCGACGCGAGACTCGCCAGGTGGAGGACGGCGTCCAACTCGCCCGAGATGTGGATGAACTCCGTCACATCGTGGTCGTAGAAGGTGAACCGGTCGTGGTAGAACGCCTCGTCGAGATTGTCCAGCTGGCCGCTGACGCGGTTGTCCATGCCGATGACCTCGTGACCCTCGGCCAGCAGCTGGTCACAGAGAAAGGAGCCGAGAAAGCCCGCGGCGCCCGTGACGAGGACCCGACTCATTCGCCGTACTCCCGAATGAGCTCCTCGACGGCCGCGTTCATCTCGCCGTCGTCGTGGGTGAGCGCCATCTCGATGTTGGCCCGCAGCCAGCTCGGGATGTTGCCGATATCGTAGCGGTCGCCGTGAAGTTCGACCCCGCGCACGTCGTCGAGCGCCCGGATGGCATCGGTCAACTGGAGTTCGCCGCCGACGCCCATCTCCGTCTCTTCGAGGCGGTCGAAGATGTCGGGCGTGAGGACGTACCGACCCGTGATCGCCAGATTCGAGGGTGCCTCCTCCCGCGGCGGTTTCTCAACGAAGTCGTCGACGGGGAAACTCCCCGACTCCGCGCTCACGTCGTCGACGTCCGCGACCCCGTAGGAGGGCACCTGCGCCCAGGGCACGCGCTCCAGGGAGAGCACCGAGGAGTCGTGTTCCTCGGCGGCGTCGATCAGGCTCTGGGTGCAGGGCGTCTCGCTCTCGATGATCGTATCGCCGAGCAGGAGCGCGAAGGGTTCGTCGCCGACGTGCTTGCGGGCGTAGAGCACGGCGTCGCCGAGGCCGTTGCGTTCCTTCTGCCGGACGTAGTGGATGTCTGCGAGGTCGGAAATCTCCTGCACCCGATCGAGACGGTCCAGTTTGCCGTCCGCCTTGAGCTCGGCTTCGAGTTCGTAGGACTTGTCGAAATGGCGCTCGATGGCCTGCTTCCCGCGGCCGGTGATGATGAGGATGTCGTCGATGCCGGCTTCGACGGCTTCCTCGACGACGTACTGGATCGTCGGCTTGTCCAGTACGGGCATCATCTCCTTGGGTTGGGCTTTCGTCACGGGGAGAAATCGCGTCCCGAACCCCGCCGCCGGAATGACTGCCTTCGTGACGTCCATGAATTGCCCGCAACTCTGCGTTCCAGATAGATACTTTTTCTCATTGGGGTGGCCGGTCTGGCGGCTGTCTCGACGCTCTAAGACTCACGGACGGTGACACGGTGCGTCCGCGGTACGGGCATCGTCACGACCGTCCTCGCCGCTCGTCACGGGGCCGAATACATACCTTTTAGTTATTTTGTTCGTATGACTTGTACGTCAGTACTGGACCGGGGGACCAGCACACACTGCGCCATGAAAACGGACAATCAATCGGCGAACGGAGGGGGAATCGAACGGGGGGCCGACGCGGGGGACGCACGGACGAACGGCACGCTCGCAACGTCGGCGGGGGGCGTCTTGCTCCCGGCCGACAGCGAGCTGACGCCGACGCTATCGGTCGTCCTCCCGACGCTCAACGAAGAGGACGGCATCGGCGAATGTATCGATCGCATCATCGCCGCCCTGGAGACGCTGGAGATCCACGGCGAGATCGTCGTCAGCGACAGCTCGACGGATCGCACGCCGGAGATCGCCCGAGAGAAGGGCGCGATCGTCGTCGAACCGGACAAGCCGGGTTACGGCTACGCGTACCAGTACGCGTTCGACCGGTGTCGCGGGGAGTACATCGCGATGGGCGACGCCGACACGACCTACGACTTCGAGGAACTCCCCAAACTGTATCGTCACGTCGCCGAGGACGACGCCGACACGACCTACGACTTCGAGGAACTCCCCAAACTGTATCGTCACGTCGCCGAGGACGACGCCGACATGGCGATGGGGAGTCGCCTCAACGGCGAGATCAAGGATGGCGCGATGCCCGCGCTCCACCAGTACGTCGGCAACCCGCTCCTGACCGCGTTTCTCAACACGTTCTACGACACCGATGTCAGTGACGCCCACAGCGGGATACGCGTCTTCAGCCGCGACGCCCTCGACGCGATGGACCTCTCGACGACCGGGATGGAGTTCGCCTCCGAGATGATCATGGAGTCGGGGGCAAGCGACCTGACCATCGCCGAGGAGCCCATCACGTACCACGAACGCGAGGGCGAGGCGACGCTCGACTCGTTTCAGGACGGCTGGCGACACGTGCGCTTCATGCTTGAGAACGCGCCGGGCTACCTGTTCACCGGCCCCGGCATCGCGCTGCTGGTGTTCGGCCTCGCCGTCATCGCGGGCTGTCTCGCCAACGTCTCGATCGGGCCGGCCGGATTCGGCCTCCACTCGCTCATCGCCGGGTCGCTGTTCGTCGTGATCGGCTTCCAGGCGATCACGCTGGGCGTGTTCGCCAAGCTCAGTGGCGATCCCGTCCGGAATCCATCGGATCCACTGACGACGCTGCTCGTCGAACACCTGTCACTCGAACACAGCCTGGCCGCCGGCATCGGCGTCTTCGGCCTCGGATCCGCCTACGCCACCTTCATGGCCGGACGATGGGTCGGCAGCGGCTTCCGGACGCTCCCGCTCGTCGAGTTCGACATCGTCGCGATGACCGCCATCGTCGTCGGCATCCTCGCCATCTTCAACTCCTTTTTCCTCAGCATCATCGTCGAGGAGTCGGCATCCGCCCGCGACGCGTAGACGCTCTCGGCCTCCGTCTCATACGGTTTATTGGCTCTGTTGAAATCCTCCGCAATTGATACATCTTGGGTTCGGTCAGTACAGCGGGCGAACCTATCGTCAGGAGTATTACGGAGGGAGCCATCAAGTCTTTCCTGCAAACGCGAGGTGATGTGGGTATGGCTGGAGCGATTGCCGGACTGATCTTGGGAAGCATTATCGGGGCAGTCGCAACGATTGCAGGATCGTACTTTTTGTTCTGGCGTCGCCGTCAAGCAGCACTCGCTCATCTCCGTCGCGCATTCAAAACGGAACTCTCTGCACTGTCGTATATCGACGAGATGGCCGATAGCGGCGACTACGAAATACTCACTCAGACGGTCGAAAAACCGGTCGTCTACGAGAGTAATGCCGACGATATTGGTCACCTCTCGGGCGAGGAAGTTGAGACACTGGTCGCGTTTTACACTGACCTGTACTGGATACGTGACCAACAGGATATCGAGGATAAGAAAGAACGCGTCCATGAAATCGTCGAGAAGCGTCAGCGTGCGCTCACAACAATCCGAGAGGTCGAGTGAGGTCTTCAGATACACTCTCGGCGGTATGTACGCGGATCTACCCACGGAGTGAGCGAGCGGGCCAAGGAGGCCCCGAAGGGGCCGACGCAGGCTTTTGATCGAGCTTTTGCCAGCGAGGAGCCGAAGGCTCCGAGCGCAGCAAAAGGTCGGTTCAAGGTGTCGACCGACCGATGATCGCCGGCGGGTCGCGCGGATTCGGGAACGCCCCGCGCCGACTACTGGTTCTGGCTCTGGGTGACGGACCCTTCTTCGTTCGGTTGGACGACGACGAACCCCTCCGAGCCGGTGAACTTCACCTGTATCGATTCGCCGGAGGTCTGCCCAATTTCGAACGTCTTGTTCATCTCGAACTCGGGCGAGAGGTTCGCGCTCCACGCGACGGTCGCGTCCGGATCGGTACAGACGGGCGGCGTCATCACCAGCGGATCACCGTGTGTCGTGAGCGCGAGTTCGCCGGGGCCGGAGAGATAGACGTTCGTCAGGCCGCCGGCAGCCATCCCCGAGAGGCTGTTGACGGTGTTGATCTCGTAGTCGATGCTCGACTCGAACGCGAGCACGTCGTCGCCATTGACGGATATCGCCTCGTCCGCGTCGAGTTCGAGCACCTGGACTTTCTTGCCGTTCTCGGCCACGTAGAGATGCCCGCTCCCCTCGGCCTGCATCACCGGCGTTCCCTCGCCGCTCACGGCCTCCTTGACGAAGCCCGTGATGCCGCCCTCCGCGGACGACTTCCCCGTGAAGGTGACCTCGCCCGTGTACGCGACCATCGATCCGGCCTTGACCATCACCGTTCCGTCGAGCGGGACATCGAGGAGCCGGTTGTTCTCCTTCTGGAAGCCCTCCCCGCCCGCTACGGGCGCGTTCGACTGCGTGAACTCCTGCAGATCCATACGACAGGCGTCGGGCGGCGATCACCATAGCTCCCATGAAGGGTGAAATCCGAATTTGTGAGAGCGGGTGGCACGCAGCGACGGGGCTGGTTCGGCTCGACGAGCGATGTGACCCAAATATAATTAAAATTATAAGTGTGACGGGGCAACAACCGGCATTCTACGACCTGCACGACTCATGAATCTCGAACGTATCCCGCACGCCTTGATCGGCGTCGGCGGTCTCTTGGGCGGGGTCATGCTCCTCGAAATCGGGGCGATGGCCGTCTCATCGATGCAGTTCGAGACCGTCGCCATCGTCAACTGGGCGGCCAGCCTGCCGTTCATCGTGGCGCTCGTCGGCAGCGGCTACTGGTTGCGACGCCAGAACATCGCAACCGAGCGATACCGACGGATTGCGGGCTGGACCGCCGCCGCGTTCGGCTTCTTTTTCGTGTTCTTCACCGTGATCGCGGTGCTGACGGAAGACCGCACTCTCTTTCAGATCGGCATCATCCGATGGGGAGCGTCGGCCGGCGCGGGCGTCGGCGCCCTCGTCGGCGTCCTCGAAGCGAGAGCGATCGAACGGGAAGTGGCCGCCGACCGGACGCGCGTTCGCAACGAGGAACTGCAACGGCAGAACGAGCGCCTCGAGGAGTTCGCCAGCATCGTCTCCCACGACCTGCGAAACCCGCTGAGCGTCGCGTCGGGGTATCTCGAACTCCTCCGAGAGGAGTACGACGACGAGGCCCTCGATCGGATCGACGCGGCACACGAGCGGATGGACCAGATCATCGAGGAGTTGCTGGTACTCGCCGAGAGCGGGCAACCGGTCGACGATCCACAGTCGGTGTCGCTCGCCGCCATCGTCGAACGCTGCTGGTCGAACGTCGACACCAAGGGCGCGACGCTGGAGATCGAGGGGGACGCGACGATCCGGGCGTACCCCGACCGGATCCAGCATCTCTTCGAGAACCTCTTTCGGAACAGTGTGGAACATGCTTCCACGAGCAGTCGGATGGAATCCGACGACAGTGTCGAGCATGGCTCGACTAATAACCGGACGCAGTCCGGTGACAGTGTGGAACACAGTTCCACAAGCAGTCGGGCAGGGCCCGACGACAGCATCGAACACGGTGGCGAGGCCGTCACGATCCGCGTGGGGACGCTTCCGGACGGGTTCTACGTCGTGGACGACGGTCCCGGGATCCCTGCGGGCGACCGCGAGACCGTCCTCGAGAGCGGCTACTCGACGAAACAGGGCGGCACCGGACTGGGCCTCGCGATCGCCCAGCGCATCGCCGATGCACACGGCTGGGCGCTCGACATTACGGAGGGATCGGACGGGGGCATGCGACTCGAGATCACCGGCGTCGAGTTCGCCGATCGGTGAGGGAGTCAGTGTGGTCGCGGTCCGCCTCGATCCACGCGGCGCCTGGGTCACTTCGGTGGGATATCGAACCCCGTGAACTCGAATCGGGCCCCGCCACCGGCGGTGTCGGTGACGAGAAATTCGGCTCCGTGTGCGTGGGCGACCGCCTGTACGATCGCGAGCCCCAGGCCGTTGGTCCCTTTCGTGGAGAAATCCGCGTCGACGATCTTCGCGCGGATCGCTTCGGGAAGGCCTTCGCCGTCGTCTTCGACGTAGAACCCCGTGGTGAGGGTGCCGACGGTGACAGTACACGCCTCGCCGGCGTGCTGGATCGCATTTCGAAAGAGGTTCTCGAACAGTTGGAGGAGGAGTCGACGGTCACCGAGAACCGTCTGTGCGTCGCGCACCGTCAGTGTCGCATCCGCGGTGTCGACGGTTCGCCACGCCTCGCGGGCGAGCGCGCCGGTATCGACCGGCTCGACCGTCGACAGCGCCCCGGAGCGCGTGAACGCGAGCGTCGCCTCCGTGATTTCGGTGATCCGCTGGGCCGCCCGCTGGATCGTGTCGACCTTGTCGTTCTCACCCAGTTCGGTCGCGAGCAACGCCGCGTAGCCACCGATCACGTTCAGCGGGTTCCGAATGTCGTGCGTGAGGACCCCGAGCAGGGTTTCGAGCTGCTCCCGCTGTGTCGTCGCCTGCAGCTCGGCCTCTTTGCGGTCCGTGATGTTGAGATGGGCGACCAGCACGTACTGCGCCCCGTTCTGCCGAAAGCCAGCGGCCTGCATCATGAACCAGCGCTGTTCCGTCGGCGAGTGACACGGGTATTCGGCCTGTAACTGCGTCTCGGTTCCGTCGAGGATCGCTCGGAGGCCGTCGACGATCTCGCTCGCCCGCGGATCGTCGTACGCCTGCCCGGCGATCTCCAGGTAGTTACTGCCGAGCCAGTAGTCGGGGCTGGTCCCGTGGTTCGCGTCGGCGAACTGTCGCCACGCCTCGTTGACGAGGATGATCTCACCCGCGGCGTCCAGAATCGCCACTTCAGCAGGCAGTGCGTCCATCCCCGCGGCGATCACGCCGGCTGATAGCTGGGTCATTTGCGGGGCTCTGGGTGGTGACTTACGGAGACTTCGTTGAATAAGTGTGGCCTTGCTGTCTTGCCCATCACGACGGCACCATCGACAGTCCCGTGTGTCGGCGTCACCGGTCCCGCCGCCGAAAAAATACCGTGGGTTATATTATATAGTGAGACTATTACTCGTGTGAGTACCCAATGACGACGAACGACGCCCGCATTCGCACGACGCATATCGGAAGTCTCCCCCGACCGCCCGAACTGCTCGACCTCCTCGAGGCGCGCCAGGAGGGCGAAGACATCGACGCCACTGAGTGGGGCGAAACGGTCGCTGACGCCACGCGCGACGTCGTCGAGCGCCAGGCCGAGGTCGGCCTCGACGTCGCCAACAACGGCGAACAGTCCCGCGTCTCGTTCAACTGGTACGTCGCGGACCGCCTCAGCGGCATCGACGGCAAGCGCGAACAGGAACTCTGGGCGGACCTCCAGGAGTTCCCCGACTACGCCGCCGAGACGTTCAAGACCGACGTCATCGACCTCTCGATGCACCCCGTCGTGACCGGTCCCGTCGAGTACACCGGTCACGACGAGGCCGAGGCCGAACTCGACGCGTTCCGCGACGCGCTCGCCGCCGCCGACGCTGACTTCGAGGAGACGTTCGTCACCTCGGCGTCGCCCAGCGTCGTCACCGCGACACACGTCAACGACCACTACGACTCCTACGAGGACTTCCTCTTTGGCGTCGCCGAGGCGATGGCCGAGGAGTACGAACTCGTTGCCGAGACGGGGATGACCCTCCAGATCGACGCTCCGGAACTCCTCACCGTCGGGCATACGGCGGCGTACGCCGACGCACCTCTCGACGAGGTGAAGGCAGCCACGCGCCTCCACGTCGAGGCGCTCAACGAGGCGCTGTCGAACGTCCCCGCGGAACAGGTCCGGCTCCACACCTGCTGGGGGAGCTACGAGGGGCCACACCACCTCGATACGGAGCTGGTCGAGATGCTCCCCGAAATCTACGAGGCCGACATCACGGGGCTCAGCGTCGAGCAGGCCAACCCCCGCCACCAGCACGAGTACCGCGCGTTCGCCGAGCAGCCGCTGCCCGACGGCTGGACGCTGATCCCGGGCGTCGTCGACGTGAAGACGAACATCATCGACCACCCCGAGACCATCGCGGACCGTCTGGAGCGGGTGGCCGACGCCGTCGACGCCTCGACGCCCATCGTCGCCGCACCCGACTGTGGCTTCGGCACGCAGGCCGGCCTCGGCATGGTCGACCCCGAGATCGCGTGGGCGAAGCTGGAGGCGCTCGTCGAGGGTGCCGACATCGCGGCCGAGCGGCTCTCCTGAGCACGCTCATCGCAGTTCTGATACGGATTATGTGACTGTCTACCAGTGGGTCGCCAAGACGGTCCCGCGATCCGCCGGTACTGACGTACAATAACCGGCTTTGTTGAAATCATGTTTTTCAGATATATTATGGTGTGTAATGGCTGCTCGGTAGGTGCATACTCAGCACGCAAGTCTGTGTAGAACGGACCTCTTGGTCGGTGGCGACGAAGGGAGAACTCCACAAGATACTTTGCGAATTCTTTCTAAATTTAACCCAAGTTGCCCTGATCGAGTCGCGTCCTCCTCTCGGACAACTGCAATACAGAATGCGACACTTGATTGACTTTATCCTGTACGCTGTGGTCGTTTCACTTCCGGTAATTGCCGGATTCGCCGCTGCATACATCTCGCCATCATACCGCGAGGATACCATACGGAACGCCGGGAAAATTGCACTGTCCTTCCTCATTCTCACCGTGTCGATTGCATCATACTACCTGTTCCAGCACGTCACTGGAGACCCGTACTGGCCTGATACAATCGCGGTCGT comes from Haloplanus sp. XH21 and encodes:
- a CDS encoding ribbon-helix-helix domain-containing protein; amino-acid sequence: MSDADTNSSGEPAKTNINIRLTESFLEDIDATWQDEGYNSRSEFIRDALRDAVKHPDLTRESWKEIAAVEHARRTGDSETFSRDDVLADDA
- a CDS encoding UDP-glucuronic acid decarboxylase family protein, translated to MSRVLVTGAAGFLGSFLCDQLLAEGHEVIGMDNRVSGQLDNLDEAFYHDRFTFYDHDVTEFIHISGELDAVLHLASLASPVFYRDHPIKTLKVGALGTHKTLGLAREKDATYLFTSTSEVYGDPEINPQPEDYRGNVDPYGPRSCYDESKRYGESLVRAYRDEHGLDVRVARIFNTYGPRMRLDDGRVIPNFMKQALTGTDLTVYGDGEQTRSFCYVSDMIDGLIALLESDVQEPVNIGNPDERTINELAEVVLAVTDSESGITHEELPPQDPEVRRPDISKARSELGWDPEVSLREGLRESVGYFEGRV
- the galU gene encoding UTP--glucose-1-phosphate uridylyltransferase GalU, yielding MDVTKAVIPAAGFGTRFLPVTKAQPKEMMPVLDKPTIQYVVEEAVEAGIDDILIITGRGKQAIERHFDKSYELEAELKADGKLDRLDRVQEISDLADIHYVRQKERNGLGDAVLYARKHVGDEPFALLLGDTIIESETPCTQSLIDAAEEHDSSVLSLERVPWAQVPSYGVADVDDVSAESGSFPVDDFVEKPPREEAPSNLAITGRYVLTPDIFDRLEETEMGVGGELQLTDAIRALDDVRGVELHGDRYDIGNIPSWLRANIEMALTHDDGEMNAAVEELIREYGE
- a CDS encoding glycosyltransferase family 2 protein, whose translation is MKTDNQSANGGGIERGADAGDARTNGTLATSAGGVLLPADSELTPTLSVVLPTLNEEDGIGECIDRIIAALETLEIHGEIVVSDSSTDRTPEIAREKGAIVVEPDKPGYGYAYQYAFDRCRGEYIAMGDADTTYDFEELPKLYRHVAEDDADTTYDFEELPKLYRHVAEDDADMAMGSRLNGEIKDGAMPALHQYVGNPLLTAFLNTFYDTDVSDAHSGIRVFSRDALDAMDLSTTGMEFASEMIMESGASDLTIAEEPITYHEREGEATLDSFQDGWRHVRFMLENAPGYLFTGPGIALLVFGLAVIAGCLANVSIGPAGFGLHSLIAGSLFVVIGFQAITLGVFAKLSGDPVRNPSDPLTTLLVEHLSLEHSLAAGIGVFGLGSAYATFMAGRWVGSGFRTLPLVEFDIVAMTAIVVGILAIFNSFFLSIIVEESASARDA
- a CDS encoding AIM24 family protein, which codes for MDLQEFTQSNAPVAGGEGFQKENNRLLDVPLDGTVMVKAGSMVAYTGEVTFTGKSSAEGGITGFVKEAVSGEGTPVMQAEGSGHLYVAENGKKVQVLELDADEAISVNGDDVLAFESSIDYEINTVNSLSGMAAGGLTNVYLSGPGELALTTHGDPLVMTPPVCTDPDATVAWSANLSPEFEMNKTFEIGQTSGESIQVKFTGSEGFVVVQPNEEGSVTQSQNQ
- a CDS encoding sensor histidine kinase; this translates as MNLERIPHALIGVGGLLGGVMLLEIGAMAVSSMQFETVAIVNWAASLPFIVALVGSGYWLRRQNIATERYRRIAGWTAAAFGFFFVFFTVIAVLTEDRTLFQIGIIRWGASAGAGVGALVGVLEARAIEREVAADRTRVRNEELQRQNERLEEFASIVSHDLRNPLSVASGYLELLREEYDDEALDRIDAAHERMDQIIEELLVLAESGQPVDDPQSVSLAAIVERCWSNVDTKGATLEIEGDATIRAYPDRIQHLFENLFRNSVEHASTSSRMESDDSVEHGSTNNRTQSGDSVEHSSTSSRAGPDDSIEHGGEAVTIRVGTLPDGFYVVDDGPGIPAGDRETVLESGYSTKQGGTGLGLAIAQRIADAHGWALDITEGSDGGMRLEITGVEFADR
- a CDS encoding sensor histidine kinase, whose protein sequence is MTQLSAGVIAAGMDALPAEVAILDAAGEIILVNEAWRQFADANHGTSPDYWLGSNYLEIAGQAYDDPRASEIVDGLRAILDGTETQLQAEYPCHSPTEQRWFMMQAAGFRQNGAQYVLVAHLNITDRKEAELQATTQREQLETLLGVLTHDIRNPLNVIGGYAALLATELGENDKVDTIQRAAQRITEITEATLAFTRSGALSTVEPVDTGALAREAWRTVDTADATLTVRDAQTVLGDRRLLLQLFENLFRNAIQHAGEACTVTVGTLTTGFYVEDDGEGLPEAIRAKIVDADFSTKGTNGLGLAIVQAVAHAHGAEFLVTDTAGGGARFEFTGFDIPPK
- a CDS encoding cobalamin-independent methionine synthase II family protein, yielding MTTNDARIRTTHIGSLPRPPELLDLLEARQEGEDIDATEWGETVADATRDVVERQAEVGLDVANNGEQSRVSFNWYVADRLSGIDGKREQELWADLQEFPDYAAETFKTDVIDLSMHPVVTGPVEYTGHDEAEAELDAFRDALAAADADFEETFVTSASPSVVTATHVNDHYDSYEDFLFGVAEAMAEEYELVAETGMTLQIDAPELLTVGHTAAYADAPLDEVKAATRLHVEALNEALSNVPAEQVRLHTCWGSYEGPHHLDTELVEMLPEIYEADITGLSVEQANPRHQHEYRAFAEQPLPDGWTLIPGVVDVKTNIIDHPETIADRLERVADAVDASTPIVAAPDCGFGTQAGLGMVDPEIAWAKLEALVEGADIAAERLS